A window of Pectobacterium carotovorum genomic DNA:
CGAGATCTGTGGAACTTCATTGGCGACGAGCTGAAGATGGAGGTTCCGGAAAACGCCCGGATCCGCGAGCAAAAAACGCGTTATTTGAAAAATAAGAGCTATCTCCACGATGTAACATTACGGGCAGAGCCGTACATGTACTGGATAGTCGAGCAGATTAAGCAACGTAAAATGCCGATGGAACTGGTACTGCTACCCATAGTGGAGAGCGCTTTTGATCCAAGTGCCACATCATCCGCCAATGCCGCTGGGCTATGGCAGATTATCCCTGGCACAGGACGCAATTATGGTTTGAAACAAAACCAGTGGTACGACGGACGTCGCGATGTGATTGCGTCTACGACGGCTGCGCTGGATATGATGCAACGGCTCAACACAATGTTTGATGGTGACTGGTTATTGACGGTTGCTGCATATAACAGTGGAGAAGGTCGCGTCATGCAGGCGATAAAAGCAAATAAAGCGAAAGGGAAATCAACCAGCTTCTGGGCACTGGCGTTACCGCGAGAAACGTCAATCTATGTCCCCAAAATGCTGGCCTTGAGCGATATTCTTAAAAACAGCAAGAAGTATGGCGTAAGTCTATCGCAGCCCAATGAAAGCCGTGCATTAGCAAAGGTTGAACTGGGTCAGCAGATAGAATTGACACAAGCGGCTGAGATGGCTGGACTGTCGTTGAATAAGCTGAAGAGCTATAACTCGGGCTATAAGCGTAATGTTACCGCACCAAATGGGCCACATTACATCATGGTTCCTAAAGCTCACGTTGAGCAGTTGAAAGATTCACTGGCTGATGGTGACATCGCAGCGATTCAACCGACACGGTTAGCGGAAACGCAGCCAATGCCAGCATCACTGCAGTATAAGGTACGCTCAGGTGATACCTTATCAGCCATTGCGGCACGGCTTAATGTCAGCACGAAAGATTTGCAGAGTTGGAACAATCTGCGTAGCGCTGGTGCGCTCAAGGTTGGTCAAACGTTGCAAGTTGCCAAAGCGTCAGGCAATAGTAGCTCAATCACCTATCAAGTTCGGAAAGGTGATTCGCTGGCAAGCATTGCTAAACGCCATGGCGTAAATATCGCTGATGTAATGCGCTGGAATACAGTTATCAACAAGAATGCCAACATTCAGCCAGGTGATCGTCTGACGCTTTATGTTAGCAGCAACATAAAACCTGATTCTTAACGTGATATCAGAATCAGTAACGAGAAACAGCCTTCCACAGATGTAGAGGGCTGTTTTTTTATAGCGATTAACTCAGGCTAAATTCAACGAGTAGTGGGTTGTGGTCTGAGGCCTGAGTCACCAATACAGAAGACTGGTTAACGGTCAGCTCACGGTAAAAGACGAAATCGAGCGGTCGGCCAAACGCCTTACGCCGGTGGTCATCAACGAAATATACCTCCTGCAGCCCCATCCTTGCCGCAAACCGATTAAGTGCGTTGATACGCTGCTGGCTCCATGCATTAAAATCTCCAGCCATAATAGCCGGCCCCTGATGATGTACGAGTTGCTCCCCAATCGCAGCCAATTGCTTGGTATAAATCTCAACACCAAAGCTAAAGTTAACCGCATGGATATTGATAACCATCAGTCTTTGGCCATTCTGAAGCGCGTAGACCGTCACCAAAGAAGACTTAGCCAAACGCAACAGGGGTTCCCTTTCACGTAAGGGGCAGCAATATACTGGCTGGGCTGCTGATAGCGTCATTACACCGGATGGATGTTGCGGGAGGATAATGGCGGGGACCTGATCGGCTGAGAGATAGTTGGTGGTTGCAAAATGGATGAGCTCTGGCGTACTTTGCGCTTCCTGCAACAGGACTAGCTGGGTACCGTTACCGAAATTTTGCAACACGGAAAGCCAGTTCATTCGTTGCTGCTTAAAAATATTCCACACCATTACGCGCAAAACATCTCCCTTCAGCAACAATGAGCCTGTCGGTAGCACTTGCTCTGGATAATGTATTTCCCCGGGAGGGAAGATACGTTCAACTGGCTGACCAGCAACATACCTCATTGCATAGGTTCTTTTCCGCACGCCTCATCCACTATCAGTTTCAATACCCAAACACCCTATCAAAAAAGAGCACTCTTCCGTTATAAAAATTTTATCGCAGACTTGCGATGTATGCTTGATGATAGGGGAATAAAAATGAAATGACTGGTAAAAACAAAACGCAAGAGGAAGAGAGAAATGAGGAACTCATCTAGAAATTCTAATAGCTACATATGCAGAAAGCCCTAAGCGTTAACTTAGGGCTTTCTGCATGATAAGTGGCGGAACGGACGGGGCTCGAACCCGCGACCCCCTGCGTGACAGGCAGGTATTCTAACCAACTGAACTACCGCTCCACCGAATTTCTCTACAACCACCAGATCGCTCCGGCTTACTGCTTAATTTGATGCCTGGCAGTTCCCTACTCTCACATGGGGAAGCCCCACACTACCATCGGCGCTACGGCGTTTCACTTCTGAGTTCGGCATGGGGTCAGGTGGGACCACCGCGCTATCGCCGCCAGGCAAATTCTGTTTCATTCCAACCGCCATGCTTTGCTCTCGCTCTCGCATAACCATCAGAACCAATCCTAAAACAAGCTGATTATCAAAATCTCTTTGAGTCCATCTCAAAACACCTTCGGTGTTGTAAGGTTAAGCCTCTCGGGTCATTAGTACTGGTTAGCTCAACGTATCGCTACGCTTACACACCCAGCCTATCTACGTCGTCGTCTTCAACGGCCCTTCAGGGGCATCTAGTGCCCAGGGAAGACTCATCTCGAGGCAAGTTTCCCGCTTAGATGCTTTCAGCGGTTATCTCTTCCGCACTTAGCTACCGGGCAATGCAATTGGCATCACAACCCGTACACCAGTGGTGCGTTCACTCCGGTCCTCTCGTACTAGGAGCAACCCCTCTCAATCTTCCAACGCCCACGGCAGATAGGGACCGAACTGTCTCACGACGTTCTAAACCCAGCTCGCGTACCACTTTAAATGGCGAACAGCCATACCCTTGGGACCTACTTCAGCCCCAGGATGTGATGAGCCGACATCGAGGTGCCAAACACCGCCGTCGATATGAACTCTTGGGCGGTATCAGCCTGTTATCCCCGGAGTACCTTTTATCCGTTGAGCGATGGCCCTTCCATTCAGAACCACCGGATCACTAAGACCTGCTTTCGCACCTGCTCGAGCTGTCACTCTCGCAGTCAAGCTAGCTTAT
This region includes:
- the mltD gene encoding murein transglycosylase D; translated protein: MKAKAMIIASVLLAGCQVSPHDTSQPKQHAQSLSSASQSEAGKYTDGREASARWLDDDSLAQRDLWNFIGDELKMEVPENARIREQKTRYLKNKSYLHDVTLRAEPYMYWIVEQIKQRKMPMELVLLPIVESAFDPSATSSANAAGLWQIIPGTGRNYGLKQNQWYDGRRDVIASTTAALDMMQRLNTMFDGDWLLTVAAYNSGEGRVMQAIKANKAKGKSTSFWALALPRETSIYVPKMLALSDILKNSKKYGVSLSQPNESRALAKVELGQQIELTQAAEMAGLSLNKLKSYNSGYKRNVTAPNGPHYIMVPKAHVEQLKDSLADGDIAAIQPTRLAETQPMPASLQYKVRSGDTLSAIAARLNVSTKDLQSWNNLRSAGALKVGQTLQVAKASGNSSSITYQVRKGDSLASIAKRHGVNIADVMRWNTVINKNANIQPGDRLTLYVSSNIKPDS
- a CDS encoding endonuclease/exonuclease/phosphatase family protein; amino-acid sequence: MRKRTYAMRYVAGQPVERIFPPGEIHYPEQVLPTGSLLLKGDVLRVMVWNIFKQQRMNWLSVLQNFGNGTQLVLLQEAQSTPELIHFATTNYLSADQVPAIILPQHPSGVMTLSAAQPVYCCPLREREPLLRLAKSSLVTVYALQNGQRLMVINIHAVNFSFGVEIYTKQLAAIGEQLVHHQGPAIMAGDFNAWSQQRINALNRFAARMGLQEVYFVDDHRRKAFGRPLDFVFYRELTVNQSSVLVTQASDHNPLLVEFSLS